In the genome of Lathyrus oleraceus cultivar Zhongwan6 chromosome 4, CAAS_Psat_ZW6_1.0, whole genome shotgun sequence, the window tttgactttctagggttttgcttgactgaagcaccttctgatgaattccaaaaccctaatttttttgagaccttgattccaaatgatgtcacaagatatatgaactcttgattattgatcatggtgcccaaattctgcaagaatggccaccatccactgcaatgcctgactttgactgattctgacctaattggctgatgattgcttcagctgtaagtaacatggttagatgacaatatttttgtactttttggttaataaacaaatgaaaagcaatgatatacaaatgcaagacatgcttggtgatcaagaaccaactcacaaggtaacccacccactaggagggaaactagggcatgcaatgatccttgaggccatgatatgatatgatatgggccatgcgggatcttaggggcaaaattggggtcttacagcaaCCAACCAGACAAAGCTGATGTCATTACAGTTCTCAAAGAGACCTGCAAAGAGCTGGAAGCTAGAAAGCATGCACTGGAACAGCTCATCTTGCAATTGGAGTCTACTGCTGAGGATGAGCAAATTGCTGAGGAAGAGGAACAGGCCAGCTCTGAAGAGGAGGCTGatgaggaggctgatgatgaggctgaggattAATCACTTCTTTTGTGTTTCTCTCTCATGTGTGTAATTCTAATTACTATTTGTGGATCTGTAAattaaagtgttgctttggcaacatttttgacaaaaagggggagtgacaagtgataccccaggacaactGAAGTTTACATTGTTAAACTTTAAAACAGGTTCTCATTCATGACAGATTGAAGTTTTCCCCTACTGCAGCTGCTGTGTGATGAAGTGTGTATTTAGCTTCTGTGTGTATGCTGTTGTATGTCTCTGTGTGTATGCTGATATGTGtgtgaagttttatttaacttcttccccccctgcagctgatgttgaagtttaggtgcaacttctaatatgtgtgtgctgctatgtgaagttttatttaacttccatgtgtgtgagtgtgctgccactctgagtgtattagctagtagtattccgctgctatgaactctgttatggggatcaaagtgttttagccaaaaatttgccaaagggggagtttgtaggtgtttaattggctgcattatatggtaaaacactaatgtcttgactgatgtcatgacatgtttgtgtgactacattgtagttactgcaggactagctaacacaggatttattgaatgtcaaactggatgcagtgacattcatacctgtcaacagatactaaggaatagaacagcaggagttctgttagaacttagtattcatttccagtctggttatcaaggaagaaccagacctggcataaggcctactgactgaatgtcaaactggatgttgcgacattcatcattgacagcagctactgaagattaggcagagtggtgttctgctatacttcagcatattacttagtttgttcttcaagagaataacagaactaacttaaggccaattgtgtaaatgttaagttggacactttgacatttattaatgtaagctgttactgtaatatgatcattttgatcatgtacaggtcagcaaaattgtacaatctgttttctggaaaaacagactcagcatatggaccttgatgtcaagctgaatgtcgtgacattcatgcctgacagcatatgctaaattgtaggttgttcagttttctgtttcagctttttctcaggctattctttagggattcaacagctgagagaaaatccaggaaatcaacaaccaagctacattcaatgaacctaacaaatagcctatttgttagcaacctaaatgttgaatttgagggaacttgtgtgacctaaaattcaggagaatacaggtgcaaaagcccaggtgctgcaatataaaaaggaaggcgttccttcattcagtttcggggattttgaggcgtgaagattttgtgtgtccatcatacttcactgctgtatttttgtgagtctagtattagacgtatcttgtaagccaagtcattatcaagtagatgatagctttggcatagggtgttcattgagttgtaagtgttgtgtcactcaaagcttttaagcgtgagtgctgtgtatcttgatttaagctgtgaagcataatcaagagttgtttttgaagtgtgacttcaaagtgtttttaatatcactgaggtgattgagggggagtgagtaggaactctgatcttaggttaagattgaaattgcattgggtagggattaagtgataagttgtaaacgggtgagtttagctttgaattgatactactaatagtggatttcctccctggcttggtagcccccagatgtaggtcatgttggactgaactgggtgaacaattacttgtgttatttactgcacttactgttaagttctgcattatccctgtctgtgcagaattggatgtcataacaatcagtgtgacatccaaagtctgataactagaatttcactttTTCTAGTCGTGGTTTTTGACTTGGGCTTTCCACACATGTGTTTATCATGACTACTTGATAGTTACTTCCCTTTTCTCCATCTTGCTTCCTGTTTTCAAGCACATTCAAAGTTATTTCATTATCATAAGTTTTTAAAGTGAGTACACTTTTTTCCACTTCAATATTGCATCGACTTGTAAGCAATAATGGTCAACCAAGAATGATCAGTGTATTTTCATCCTCAGGCATGTCCATGAtcacaaaatcaacaggaaaactAAATTCATCTATTATCACCAGGTTGTCTTCCACTATCTCATATGCATGCTTTATGGAGTGATATGCAAATTTTAGATTTGTCCATGTATTATTGGCCTTTCCAATACCAAGTTTTTGATAGATGAACAACGACATCACGCTCACACTAGCTCCCGAATCAATCAAAACCTTCTTGAAAGTTCTGTCTTCTATAGTATATGGGATTGTGACAACTCCAGGATCTTTTTGTTTGGTGGGGATTTTCCTACCTTGTGACACTGCACTACACTTCTCAATAAATGTTATTGGCTTATCTCCCATTGTTCTCTTTTTAGAGAttatgtccttcatgaattttTGGTACATGGGAATTTGCTCTAGTTCTTCAAAGAAAGGAATATTGATTTCCAGCTTTTTGAAAATTTCAAGAAATTTCTCAAAATTGTTCTTATTTAGATCCTTTTTCTTCATCCTTTGATAATAACGTAGCTTGATCTCCGGTTTGgcctcttttttatttttatcttcAATAGGATTTTTAGGTGGCATAACTTCTTATGGTTCTTTCTTATTTTCTCTCACTTCCAGATCTACCTCTATGAAATGATCATCGTTGccctttcttcttcatctttagCAACTTTCAGACTTCTTGATGTGACAATATTAAGATTCTCATTATTTTTTGGTATTGTTGCACTCGGAAGGGTGCTTTGAGCTTGCACAGAGAGTTGTTAGGCTATATGACCTACTTGAACTTCTAGGTTCTTAATGGATGTTGTGGTGTTCCTCTGATTTTTCCTTGTCTCTCCTAAAATTGGGAATTCTGAGCAACCATCTTTTTAATATCTATTTCCCAATCTGCTTTATGAGGGACTTGGTGTTGTTGAAATTGCTGATTATACTGATACTCCAGGTTGTTATAGTATTGTAGAGGACCTTGATTTGGAATATTCCCTTGCTGATCTTTCTAGGAAAAgtttggatgatttttccatcttGGATTATAGGTGTTACAATAAGGGTTGTTTTGCTGGAGATAATTAATTTCTTCTACACATTGAAGATGTACAACATAATACATTGAAAAATTAGGACATCTGCAAAATTTATAACTAACTGTCGGAGCTTGTTGGACTTGAGATACCTATTGAGTACCTACATTTAAGGCCTTATGTCTCTTTTCAACTTCAGTTGCCACCTGATCTTCTAACTTAACAGTATGTGTATCCAGTTTCAAATCAATTACCCCTTCTTGTTTACTTGTGCATCAATTATACAACTCCAAATGTCCATTTGTAGTGATAGCCTCAATAATTTTCTTGATACCAGTCGATATTGTAAAATTTGATAAGCCACCAGCAGGTGTATCAGTAAATTGTTTGGTCTTCAATCTAAGctcattaacaaacatttgcataTGTTCAGTTTGATCTAaattatgtgtaggacatgcaaccaaAAGCCACTTGAATCTTTTATATGCATCACCCTGTGATTCACCTTCCCTCTGCTTAAAATTGAGGTTTTCATATCTTTTTATTAGGAACACTGAAGTTGGAAAATATTCATTCAGAAAAGTTGTTTCCACCTCTTCCCAAGTAGTGATACTTCCAGTGAGAAGTGAGTAAAAGCATTTTTCGacgtcttcagctaaagtgaagGGAAACGTTCTCAACTTTTTACTTTCTTCAGTGTGTCCCTCTATCTTTAGAGTAATACTCATAGTTAGAAACCTTTGCTGATGTTTATCTGCATCGTCATTGATTTTTCCTATGAAAGGTCTCTTCTCGAGTTGGCAGATAATGGCGGGGTGCAACTGAAAGTTTCGAA includes:
- the LOC127136117 gene encoding uncharacterized protein LOC127136117; amino-acid sequence: MPPKNPIEDKNKKEAKPEIKLRYYQRMKKKDLNKNNFEKFLEIFKKLEINIPFFEELEQIPMYQKFMKDIISKKRTMGDKPITFIEKCSAVSQGRKIPTKQKDPGVVTIPYTIEDRTFKKVLIDSGASVSVMSLFIYQKLGIGKANNTWTNLKFAYHSIKHAYEIVEDNLVIIDEFSFPVDFVIMDMPEDENTLIILG